From the Amycolatopsis thermoflava N1165 genome, one window contains:
- a CDS encoding IclR family transcriptional regulator: MTRATKGSGVETKPGVRAQTLDRALDVLDVLADGQPRTSHQIADAAGLHRSIVYRILRTLEDRQLARRTAEGRYTLGLGLLVLSRTVLGDAQARLHEVLGELADTVGATAFFAVPRGGQVVAVVTVEPDRRRAAVAYQPWTRAPLDRGACGLAIQSTGPAHPDERPEVGWARQTGYVRTVGEIHAGLTEIAAPVRLAHGAAGSVAVVFVPGGVDEDRAAEAVRRTAIRLGQPESGVWEL; encoded by the coding sequence GTGACGCGGGCAACGAAGGGGAGCGGGGTGGAGACCAAGCCGGGCGTTCGCGCGCAGACGCTGGACCGGGCGCTCGACGTGCTGGACGTCCTCGCCGACGGCCAGCCGCGCACGAGCCACCAGATCGCCGACGCCGCCGGGTTGCACCGCTCGATCGTCTACCGGATCCTGCGCACGCTGGAGGACCGCCAGCTGGCGCGGCGCACCGCGGAAGGCCGCTACACGCTCGGGCTCGGGCTGCTCGTGCTGTCGCGGACCGTCCTCGGCGACGCCCAGGCCCGCCTGCACGAGGTGCTCGGCGAGCTGGCCGACACCGTTGGCGCGACGGCGTTCTTCGCGGTGCCACGAGGTGGTCAGGTCGTCGCCGTGGTGACCGTCGAACCGGATCGCCGCCGCGCCGCCGTCGCCTACCAGCCGTGGACGCGGGCGCCGCTGGACCGCGGGGCGTGCGGCCTGGCGATTCAGTCCACGGGTCCCGCACATCCGGACGAGCGTCCTGAGGTCGGCTGGGCGCGGCAGACCGGGTACGTCCGCACGGTCGGCGAGATCCACGCCGGGCTCACCGAGATCGCCGCGCCCGTCCGGCTCGCGCATGGCGCCGCGGGCAGCGTCGCCGTGGTGTTCGTGCCGGGCGGCGTGGACGAGGACCGGGCCGCCGAGGCGGTGCGGCGTACGGCGATCCGGC